Sequence from the Halobacteria archaeon AArc-dxtr1 genome:
CAGTGTGGTCGGCATGGCGAGGACGTCCACGGTCTCGAGGGCCTCGTCGTAGCGCTCGGCGAGTTCAACGGTGAGATTCATCCCGTCGGCGTAGTACCGCGAGTGGTACTCCCGGTTCGTGTAGGCGCCGACGAGCAAGGAGAGCTTGAGCGCAGCCGGGAAGTCGTCGGCCTGCGCTCGCCGGAACTTGCCGAACGACTCCACCCAGGACGTGTTGTACCACGCCTTCCACCCGTGGCCCAGCCCCTCGCCCGTTACTGCGTCGAGCAGCCCCTCTGCGGCACAGACCGAGTGGATATCCGCTGCGTCGCGGTGGATCGGCACCGAAATTTCTGTCACGGATGCCCCGGCGTCGGCGAGCTCGTCGATCGCGCCCCTGACCACGTTGAGGACGGCCTCGTCGGCCGCCGGCCGGTCGAACCCCTCCTCGAGCACGCCGATTCGAAGGTCGGTCGGGTCTCCCTCTAGACTCGCCTCGTACTGTTCTGTCGGCACGTCAGCGGGACTCCGGAGGTCGCGTTCGTTGCTGCCGGCAACGGCCGAGAGGAGCCGCGCGACGGTCTCGACGTCGGGCCCCATCGGCCCCGGATGGTCGATCGCGTGTTCGAGGCCGATACAGCCTGTGTAGGGGACGAGCCCGTACGTCGGTTTGTGGCCGACGATTCCACAGAACGAAGCCGGAATGCGCACGCTCCCGCCCTGATCGGTGCCGATGGCTGCGTCGACGTCACCGGTCGCAACGGCAACCGCGCTGCCACCGCTCGAGCCACCGGCCAGGTGATCCCGATTTCGCGGATTCAGGATCGCTCCGAACGCGCTGTGTCCGGTCGTCGTCATCGCCATATCGTCCATGTTCGTCTTGCCGACGACGTCGGCACCTGCAGCGAGTAGCCGTGTGACGATCGTCGCGTCCACGTCGGGGACGTAGCCCTCGACCACGCGCGAACCGCAGGTCATCTCCACGCCGGCGACGCAGACGTTGTCCTTGATCGCGACGTCCAGTCCGGTGAGCTCCCCCTCGTCGGCGCCGCTCACGTGACACCGGGTGACCCACGCGTTGTGCGGATCGTCGTCGGTCGGTGCTCGCCGTCCCGAACTCCGTTCCCGAACCTCGCGGCCGCCGAGACGAGGCTCGAGATCGTACGAGCGGACCGTCTCGAACTCGTCGACGCGGTCTTCGGCTAACTCTTCGAAGAGCGTGAGCTCCTCGTCGGTGAGATCGAGGTACAGTTGCTCGCCGAGTTCGCGAAGGGCCATCTCGGTCGGCGGACGGATGGGCATGCACACTCACACACCGCGTCACGCCAAAGGAGTGTGTATCGCGAGTCGTGACTGTCACGCCGTCGTTGGGAGTCGTGGCTGTCCCGCCATCGCCGACATGGCCACGACCCGCAGGCGGTGCCACGATGACGTCGACGGAAAAACGCTGCTACTCAAAACCGGCTGGCACCTGCAGCCCCGCTCACTTCCCCGCCTTAGCTCGAACGTCAGTCGTGTCTTCGAGCATGAATCGCGATCACCCGTCACGGTCTGACGAAACGGGTAACTCTGAATCGACCGCGATGCAAAAGAGCATCGAGGTCGAGTACTGGGTGATCGACCAAGACGGCGAACTCACGTCCCCAGGCCCGCTCGTCGATCACTCCGACCAGGTCGAAGAGGAGTTCGTCGAACCCCTCTTCGAGCTGAAGACGCCACCCTGCGAGACGATCCACGGTCTGCGAACGACGTTCGTCGACCAGCTCGACGACGTACTCTCTCGCGCGGACGAGCTCGGGAAGAAACTCGTTCCCTTCGGGACGCCGATCAACTGCGAGTCGATCGATCGGCTGCCGGGCGAGCGGGGTCGGATCCAGAAAGCGGTCGTCGGATCGAACTTCGACTTCTCGAAGTACTGTGCGGGAACCCACGTCCACTTCGAGCAGCGAAACGTCGTCGACCAGTTGAACGCGCTGATCGCGCTCGATCCGGCGCTCGCTCTCTGTAACTCGTCGCCGTACCTGCAGGGCGAGTGGGTCGCCGACGGCGCCCGCGCGTACTGCTATCGGAAACGCGGCTACGCGGAGTTCCCGAAACACGGCCAGCTCTGGCACTACGTCGACACCGTCGCCCAGTGGCACCGCCGCCTCGAGCGCCGGTACGAGGAGTTCGAAGCGGCAGCCGCGGAGGCAGGCGTCGATGACGACGCATTTGCCGACCACTTCTCGCCAGACGACGTCGTCTGGACGCCGGTCCGGCTCCGAACGGAGATGCCGACCGTGGAGTGGCGCGCACCCGACGCCACCCTTCCGAGTCAGCTGCTCCGACTCGTCTCGGCGCTCGACGACGTGATGGAGGCGGTCCACCACACCAACGTTCGGATCGCGGGTGGAGAGTCGGCTCACAGCGCGGCTGACGGCGGAAGCGAGTTCGTCTCCACCCGGACGCCACATACGGCACCCGGGACGAGCTCTCCGGACCGAATCGATTCGGGAGCGGCGGGTATCTCCCCCGAGGCAATCACTCTGCCCGCCTTCGAGCCCCTGTGCGAGCTCGTCGAGGCGGCCATGCACGACGGAATGCACTCCGATCCCGTCGTCGACTATCTCGAGCGAATGGGGTTCCCGACCGCAGAGTTCCATCCACTCTCCTCACAGATCGACGGTCGGCAGTTCGTCACGAAAGCCGACGCCTGCGACCTGCGACTCGAGTACGCCGACCGACTCGAGGAGGACGTGGCGACGCTGGCCGGACGTTCCCACAGCTAATCCGAGACGCGGCGTTCGACGGCGTTTTGCGGTAAGTTTCTTACACCACGCCGACACACTGTGGTGTATGAGCACGATCTTCAGCCAGATCGTCGATGGAGAGATTCCCGCCCGCGTCGTCTACGAGGACGAGACGACCCTCGCCTTTCTCGACGCAAACCCCCTCGCACCGGGACACACCCTCGTCATCCCGAAAGCCGAGTACGAACGACTGAACGACGTCCCCGAGGACGAGGCCGCGGATCTCTACGCGACGATCCACCAGCTAGTCCCCGCCGTCG
This genomic interval carries:
- a CDS encoding amidase, with the protein product MPIRPPTEMALRELGEQLYLDLTDEELTLFEELAEDRVDEFETVRSYDLEPRLGGREVRERSSGRRAPTDDDPHNAWVTRCHVSGADEGELTGLDVAIKDNVCVAGVEMTCGSRVVEGYVPDVDATIVTRLLAAGADVVGKTNMDDMAMTTTGHSAFGAILNPRNRDHLAGGSSGGSAVAVATGDVDAAIGTDQGGSVRIPASFCGIVGHKPTYGLVPYTGCIGLEHAIDHPGPMGPDVETVARLLSAVAGSNERDLRSPADVPTEQYEASLEGDPTDLRIGVLEEGFDRPAADEAVLNVVRGAIDELADAGASVTEISVPIHRDAADIHSVCAAEGLLDAVTGEGLGHGWKAWYNTSWVESFGKFRRAQADDFPAALKLSLLVGAYTNREYHSRYYADGMNLTVELAERYDEALETVDVLAMPTTLGTAPERDPERDEYDRLAEELVVANTKGFNRTGHPAVSVPAGTVDGLPVGLSLVGSRFDDATVLDAAHALERVRGDG
- a CDS encoding glutamate-cysteine ligase family protein — translated: MQKSIEVEYWVIDQDGELTSPGPLVDHSDQVEEEFVEPLFELKTPPCETIHGLRTTFVDQLDDVLSRADELGKKLVPFGTPINCESIDRLPGERGRIQKAVVGSNFDFSKYCAGTHVHFEQRNVVDQLNALIALDPALALCNSSPYLQGEWVADGARAYCYRKRGYAEFPKHGQLWHYVDTVAQWHRRLERRYEEFEAAAAEAGVDDDAFADHFSPDDVVWTPVRLRTEMPTVEWRAPDATLPSQLLRLVSALDDVMEAVHHTNVRIAGGESAHSAADGGSEFVSTRTPHTAPGTSSPDRIDSGAAGISPEAITLPAFEPLCELVEAAMHDGMHSDPVVDYLERMGFPTAEFHPLSSQIDGRQFVTKADACDLRLEYADRLEEDVATLAGRSHS
- a CDS encoding HIT family protein, which encodes MSTIFSQIVDGEIPARVVYEDETTLAFLDANPLAPGHTLVIPKAEYERLNDVPEDEAADLYATIHQLVPAVEQAVDADATTVAFNNGEAAGQEVPHVHCHIVPRFAGDGGGPIHAIAGETPELADEELDAIADEIGERI